A genomic region of Lytechinus pictus isolate F3 Inbred chromosome 2, Lp3.0, whole genome shotgun sequence contains the following coding sequences:
- the LOC129276383 gene encoding protein rolling stone-like — MNEEEASRKWYSVRKDDFKLTCDCIDEVLKQHGRIPFIIYAIYRLVLALYFFTFLIFFGVSSAEFLGVKFLIYLTDWTYILATLYLIVACFNTIATTSCYCIGGCIGKGVVRNQFQWLLLNISATVSMIVTVVYWTALRPFMNEKLPIYLDITIHLLPAIICLVDILLTTVIVRFVHVVYPFVYLFIYLLFAVIYWAAGGTDPAGNPFIYPIIDFGNYPGIAVASVFGVCLATLLAQAALKGLYALRHRYIDELRLTGTISHHSHEVLEVQLEDQS, encoded by the exons ATGAATGAAGAGGAAGCATCAAGAAAATGGTACTCAGTCCGGAAGGATGATTTCAAGTTAACGTGTGATTGTATTGATGAGGTTTTAAAACAACAT GGTCGTATTCCTTTCATCATTTACGCTATCTACCGTTTGGTTTTGGCTCTATACTTCTTCACATTCCTTATCTTCTTTGGCGTAAGCAGTGCCGAATTTCTTGGAGTCAAATTCCTCATCTACCTGACCGATTGGACGTACATATTAGCGACACTTTATCTTATAGTTGCTTGTTTCAACACCATCGCGACCACGAGCTGTTACTGCATTGGTGGCTGCATAGGAAAGG GCGTTGTAAGGAATCAGTTTCAGTGGCTCCTGCTTAACATATCCGCGACGGTATCCATGATTGTCACCGTCGTCTACTGGACAGCACTCCGCCCTTTCATGAACGAAAAACTCCCAATCTATCTCGACATCACCATCCATCTCTTACCCGCCATCATTTGCCTCGTCGACATCCTCCTAACTACTGTTATCGTCCGCTTCGTCCATGTCGTATACCCGTTCGTCTACCTCTTCATCTACCTCCTCTTTGCCGTGATTTACTGGGCGGCAGGTGGAACAGATCCCGCTGGAAATCCCTTTATATACCCTATCATTGACTTTGGAAATTATCCCGGGATCGCCGTAGCGTCAGTATTCGGGGTTTGTTTGGCAACGTTACTGGCACAGGCGGCGTTGAAGGGTTTATACGCGTTGCGCCATCGTTATATTGACGAACTTAGACTAACTGGAACAATATCTCATCACAGTCATGAAGTGTTAGAAGTTCAGCTTGAAGATCAAAGCTGA